The window GAAAATAGGCGTAGGCGGTCATGAGTTGAAACCGGGCAACGGCCACATTCTGGGGTGGAATCTGGTGGGTGAGGTCGATCACTGTGGCGGTGGGGGCAATCTGAGCAATCACGCCCTTGAGCATGGCCCCATAGCTATCCGCTAGCCCAAAATCGGTTAGTAAGGTAATCACCCTAGGTATGGTCATTCTCAAGCCCTCCTCACGTGCCCCCCAACCCGCTAGGCTGGAAAGATGAGACAGTTACAGCGTCGTTTATATCAACTCTGGCAGCCGTTCCGCCAGTCGTTTTCTACCTTTCACTACTGCGGGCGGGCGATCGCTCTCGTTTGGCAAACCCATCGCGGCCTCACCCTCACCTTTGCCCTGTTGACCATCATTGCCGGCCTGCTGCCGGGGGCGATCGCCTATGTCGGCAAGCTGATTGTAGATGCGGTGGTGCAGGCGGCCCAAACGGGGGATGCAGGCGGCAGCGATCGCTGGATGGCCTTGCGATATTTGGGAGTTGAGGCGGTGCTGGTGGCCGTGCTGAGCGGCTGCCGTCAGGGCATTGCCCTCTGTCAATCGCTGCTGCGGGTACAGCTTGCCCAAACGGTGAATGTGCTAATTCTCCAAAAAGCTCTCACCCTGAGTCTGACCCAGTTTGAAGACTCGGAATTCTACGACAAAATGACCCGGGCCCGGCGAGAGGCGTCCAGTCGCCCCCTGAATATGGTGATGCGCGTCTTCGGCATCTTCCGCGACAGCCTGTCGATTCTCACCTTTTCGGGGCTGCTGCTGCAATTTTCCCTGGGAGCAGTCTTGGTGCTGATGCTAGCCTCGGTGCCGGCCTTCATGGCCGAAACCTATTTTGCAGACCAAACCTTTCGGGTGTTTCGCCGCCGTGCGCCAGAAACCCGCGAACAAACCTATCTAGAAACCTTGGTGGCTCGGGAAGATTATGCCAAAGAGGTGAAGCTCTACCAGCTAGGGGAGTTGTTTGTCGATCGCTATCGGCAAATTTTCGATCGCCTCTATCAAGAAGATCGGGATCTAACCATTCGCCGCAGTGTCTGGGGCTATGTGCTCAGTCTGCTCAGTAGCCTGGCGTTTTATGGGGCCTATCTGTGGATTGTGCTAGAAGCGATCGCTGGCCGTATTTCCCTCGGCGATCTGACCATGTATCTGGTGGTGTTCCGCCAGGGGCAAACCACCTTTGCCGGCATTTTGACCTCGGTGGGCGGCATGTATGAAGATTCCCTCTACCTCTCCACGCTCTACAGTTTTTTGGAAGAAGAAACCCCCGAAGAAGGCGGACAGGCTACCCAGGGCCCCATACCAGGGGATGGCATTCGGTTTGAACAGGTGTCCTTTGCCTATCCCGGCAGCCAAACTCTAGCGCTGACCGATATTTCCCTGCACCTAAAGCCAGGACAAAAGCTAGCGATCGTCGGTGAAAATGGCTCGGGCAAAACGACGCTGATTAAACTCCTCA is drawn from Candidatus Obscuribacterales bacterium and contains these coding sequences:
- a CDS encoding ABC transporter ATP-binding protein; the encoded protein is MRQLQRRLYQLWQPFRQSFSTFHYCGRAIALVWQTHRGLTLTFALLTIIAGLLPGAIAYVGKLIVDAVVQAAQTGDAGGSDRWMALRYLGVEAVLVAVLSGCRQGIALCQSLLRVQLAQTVNVLILQKALTLSLTQFEDSEFYDKMTRARREASSRPLNMVMRVFGIFRDSLSILTFSGLLLQFSLGAVLVLMLASVPAFMAETYFADQTFRVFRRRAPETREQTYLETLVAREDYAKEVKLYQLGELFVDRYRQIFDRLYQEDRDLTIRRSVWGYVLSLLSSLAFYGAYLWIVLEAIAGRISLGDLTMYLVVFRQGQTTFAGILTSVGGMYEDSLYLSTLYSFLEEETPEEGGQATQGPIPGDGIRFEQVSFAYPGSQTLALTDISLHLKPGQKLAIVGENGSGKTTLIKLLTRLYQPSSGRILLDGLDLRDWDVVTLQQRIGVIFQDFVPYQFTVGENIGVGDVTAIRDRDRWQEAAEKGTAQAFIDTMPEGYDTRLGRWFRGGRELSGGQWQKIALSRAFMRRQADILVLDEPTSAMDAEAEVKIFDQFRAATQNQIAILISHRFSTVRMADQIIILNQGKLIEQGTHDDLLAAGGRYAHLFSLQAAGYR